The nucleotide sequence CAGCCTTCGCCCACCAGCCACGGCAAATGCTGCGTGCCACCCGCGCACGGCAGCAAGCCGACGGACGCTTCCGGCAAGGCCATCTGCGCGTGTTCCTCGGCAATGCGAATGTCGCAAGCGAGTGCGCATTCGAGCCCGCCGCCCATGGCATAACCATTGATGGCGGCAATGCTGACGCCGCGAAACGCGGACAGCGCCTCGAAAGCCTCGCCAAACGCGGCAGCCATGGCAAAAGCCGTGTCCTTGTTGCCATCGGCAAACACTTTCAGGTCGGCGCCGGCCGAGAAGAACTTGGCGCCGCCGCCCGTGATCACCAGCGCATACACGTCCGGGTCGGCATTCAGGTCGGCCACCAGCTGGGTCAGCGCGTTCAGGCTGGCCAGGGTCCACGTGTGGGCAGGCGGGTTGTCGAGGGTCACCAGGGCCGTATGGCCACGGCGCTCAAACAACAAATTGGTATAGACTTTGCTCATCGTAAGGTCTCCGTGGCGCCGTCTTTCAGAATCGCTCGCGCGACGATCAGGCGCATGATTTCATTCGTCCCTTCCAGGATCTGGTGCACCCGCGTGTCGCGCACGTGGCGCTCGAGCGGATACTCGCGGATGTAGCCGTAGCCGCCATGCAATTGCAGCGCGTCGTTGGCGACATTAAAGCCCACATCCGTGGCGAAACGTTTTGCCATGGCGCAATACGCAGTAGCATCCGGGCTTTCCTGGTCCAGTTTCCAGGCTGCCAGGCGCACCATCTGGCGCGCCGCCACCAGTTCCGTCAGCATATCGGCCAGCTTGAATTGCAGCGCCTGGAATTGCGCCAGCTCGCGGCCGAACTGCGTGCGCTCCTTCATGTACGCCTGCGCGCGCGTGAGAGCAGCCTGCGCCGTGCCCACCGAGCACACAGCGATATTGATGCGCCCGCCATCGATGCCCTTCATGGCAATGGCAAAGCCTTCGCCTTCCGCCCCCAGCAAGTTAGCAACCGGTACCTTGACCTGGTCGAAACTGATGATGCGCGTGGGCTGGCTGTTCCAGCCCATCTTTTCTTCCTTCTTGCCGTACACGATGCCGGGCAAGTTCGCCGGTACGGCAAAGGCGGAAATGCCCGCCGCGCCCTCGCTGCCCGTGCGCGCCATGACGATCAGCATGTCCGTCTGGCCCGCGCCCGAGATAAACGCTTTCGTGCCGTCGAGGACGTAGAAATCGCCATCCCTGACAGCCTTGGTGCGCAGGGAGGCCGCATCGGAACCCGACTGCGGTTCCGTCAGGCAATAGCTGGCCAACTTCTGGCCGGCGGCAAGGGCAGGCACCCACTCGTCGCACAGGGCTTCCTGCCCCCAGCGCGACAGCATCCAGGTGGCCATGTTGTGGATGGTGATGTAGGCCGTGGTCGAGGTGCAACCTCCCGCCAGCTCTTCAAACACGATGGCCGCATCCTGGCGGCTCAAACCCAGGCCGCCCCAGCGCTGCGGCGTGTACAGGCCGCAAAAGCCCATCTCGCCCGCCTTGGCAATCGTTTCCACGGGAAAGATCGATTCCGCATCCCAGTGTGCCGCGTGCGGCGCCAGTTCGCCTTCGGCAAACGCGCGCGCCGCCTGCTGGAACTCGCGCTGCTCGTCGCTCAATTCAAAGTCCATGGCAGCTCCTTACTTGAGGCTGATGGTGGTGTTGACCTTGCCCACCGACGCCGCATCCGTGAACCAGCGCTGGGTAATCGTTTGCGTCTGCGTGTAGAACAGCACGACCTGCTTGCCGAACGGACCCAGATCGCCCAGTTTCGAGCCGCGCGAACCCGTAAAGCTGAACAGCGGGACGGGCACGGGAATGGGCACGTTGATGCCAACCTGGCCCACGTCGATTTCTTCCTGGAAATAGCGTGCGGCCGCGCCGCTCTGCGTGAACAGCGCCGTGCCATTGCCGTTCGGGTTCGCGTTCACCAGGGCGATGGCTTCGTCCAGCGTATCGACTTCGACGACGATCAGGACGGGGCCAAAGATTTCCTGGTCATACACGACCATGCCTGGTTTCACGCCGGACAAAATCGTCGGTCCGACGAAGTTGCCGTTCGGATAGCCATCCACCTTCACATCGCGGCCATCGAGGGTCAGCACGGCGCCCTGTTCGATGCCCTTGGCGACCAGGCTGAACACGCGCTCTTTTGCCGCGCACGAAATCACGGGGCCCAGGTCGGGATTGTCCTTGCCCGCACCCACCGTCAGGGTCTGCGCCTTGGCGGACAGTTCCGGCAGCCACTCGCGCGCCGCGCCCACCAGCACGGCGACAGAGGCGGCCATGCAGCGCTGGCCGGCCGCGCCGAAACCTGCGCCCAGCAACTGGTTCAGGGTCTGCTCTTTATTTGCGTCCGGCAAGACGACAGCGTGGTTCTTGGCGCCCATCATGCATTGCGCGCGCTTGCCGTTCAGGCTGGCGCGCTGGTACACATGCGTGCCCACCTTGCTCGATCCCACGAACGAAATCGCCTTGATGTCCGGGTGGTCGCACAGGGCGTTGACCACGTCTTCGCCGCCGTGGATCACGTTCAGCACGCCGGCCGGGATACCTGCCTGCAAGGCCAGGCGCACGAGTTTTTCCGTCACCAGCGGATCTTGCTCCGATGGTTTCAGCACGAATGTATTGCCGCAGGCAATCGCCATCGGAAACATCCACAGGGGGATCATGGCGGGGAAATTGAATGGGGTGATACCGGCGCACACGCCCAGCGGCTGCATCACGCTGTAGGTATCGACGCCACCGGCCACGTTTTGCGCATATTCGCCCATCTGCAGGGTGCCGATATTGGCGGCGTGCTCGACCACTTCCAGGCCACGGAAGACATCGCCTTCCGCGTCGAGCAGGGTCTTGCCCTGTTCCATGGTCAAGGTCGCCGCCAGGTCGGCCATGTTTTCGCGGATCAGCTGCTGCAATTTCAGGAAAATGCGCGCGCGCGCGCCGATGGGCGTCTTGCGCCAGGTTTTGAAGGCGCGCTGGGCCGAGGCGATCGCGGCGTTGACTTCGTCCGGCGTGGCGAACGGTACTTTGGCCAATACTTCCTGGGTGGCGGGGTTGACGACATCGCGCCAGATGGTGGTTTGGGATTCAACCCACTCGCCGTTGATCAAGAGGGGAACGGTCGGAATTGCGTTTTGCGTGGTCACTCGGTGTCTCCTGGTGTGGGTATATGTCTGTTTGCATTATTCGCACAATCGCCGCCGCGAACAAGGCGTGAAAATGCGAGATAATGCAAAGCTGAATCTGTTAATCTGCAAATATTGTAAATTTGCAGATTCCACAATCCGGGAAAGAGGAAACGCGATGGCGAAGGTTTTCATGGGCGTGCGCCTGCAGCGGCTGCGCGAAGAACGGCGCATGACGCAGGTGGCGCTGGCCAAGGCCCTGGGCATCTCGCCCAGCTATCTGAACCAGATGGAACGCAACCAGCGCCCGCTGACGGTGCCGATTCTGTTGCGCATCGGCACGGTACTGGGGGTTGATCCGCAAATCTTTTCCGAACACGACAGCGCCAGCCTGGTAGCAGATGTACGCGACGTGTTCGGCGAATTGCCCGACGCACCGCCCACCTCGATGGCCGAGCTCAAAATGCTGGTGGAAAACATGCCGGAACTGGCCCGTTCCATCCTGCTGCTGCAGCGGCGCTACCGGGTGATGGCGGAGCGGGCCGACACGCTGGCCGCGCGCCTTGATGACGGCAGCCGCGGCGCCAGCTCGGCGGCGCCCTCCACGGACGAGGAAGTGCGCGAGTACCTGAACCGGCGGCAAAACTATATCGATGAACTGGACCGGGCGGCGGAGCTGGTGGCGGGCGAACTTGACCCGCAGCTGCGCACGCTCGACGCGCTGCAAAGCCGGCTACTGGAGCGTCACGGTATCCAGGTGCAACTCTCCGATGGCGATGCGGGCATGGTGCGCAAGCACCGCTTTGATGCACAACAACATATCCTGTGGTTGCCCGACACCTTGACGGGCGGCCAGCGCGCCTTCCAGATGGCGGCGCAGATCAGCCTGCTCGAGCACAGTGACCTGATCGACGCCCTGGTGCTGGCGGCGGGACTTTCCGGCGCGGCTGCGCAAACGAGCGCGCGCCTGGCATTCTCCAATTATTTCGCGGGCGCCCTGTTGATGCCCTACCAGCGCTTCCTGCAGGCGGCGGAAACGCGCGCCTACGATATCGAGCGTCTGGCGCACCAGTTCGGCGTGGGTTTCGAAGCCGTGTGCCACCGTTTGAGCACCATGCAGCGCCCCGATGCGGCGGGATTGCCGTTTTTCTTTGTTCGTGTTGACCGCGCGGGCAATGTCTCGAAGCGCCAGTCGGCCACGGACTTCCATTTTTCAAGGGTGGGCGGTACTTGCCCGCTATGGATCGTGTATGACGCCTTCAGCCATCCGGGCCAGGTGCTGACGCAAGTGGCCAGCATGCCCGACGGCTGCACCTATCTGTGGATCGCGCGCCAGGTGAGTACGGCCTCGCCGGGCTTCCGCGCGCCAGGCAAGACCTTTGCCGTGGCGCTGGGTTGCGACATCTCGCAGGCGCACCGCTTGATTTACTCAAAGGGACTCGATTTGCACGACCCGAGCAGCGCCACGCCCATCGGCACGGGCTGCAAGGTGTGCGAGCGGCAGGCGTGCCCGCAGCGGGCGTTTCCGTCCCTGCTGCTGCCGCCACCCGTTTCGGCCTAGGAGGCGTCGACCACGCGCGCCCGCAGCGCGTCGAACTCGCGCGTAAATTCCGCGCGCCAGTCGCTCCGCGTGGTCTCGGCTATCCAGGCCGCATCCAGGCCATTCAGCATGAAGCCGCGCATGTCGTCCAGGCTGAAGCCGAACTCGCGCATCATCATCCAGGCGCCCGTCGGCGTCACGTGGTGCAGGGTCGGGTCGTCCGTGTTCGGATGCAGTTTCAGGCCCAGTTTGGCCATGGCGCGGATCGGGTGGTCGAGCGCCCAGCGCTCGGGCGCCAGGGTGCGCAGGTAATACGAATTGGTGGGCACCACGGTAAACACCAGGCCCCGTTCCACGCAGCGCTGCGCCAGTTGAGGATTATCGACAATCGTGTAGCCGTGGTCGACCCGATCCACCTGCAATTGCTCGATGGCCGTCTCCACGTTCATCCACGGCATGCCGAATTCGCCCGCATGCGCCGTGCATTTGAAACCCGCCTCGCGCGCGGCGCGGTAGGCTTCGATGAACAGTTCGGGCGGACGGTCGTTTTCGCGGTAGTCGATGCCGATGCCGATCACTTCCGGCGCGCGGTGGGCCTTCATCCATTCCACCATCTGCACAGCTTCGGCGGGAGCGGCTTCGCGGTCGATGCTGGGGATCAAACGGCCGATCACGCCAAAATCACGCTGCGCGTCGCGGATGGCCGCTACAATGGCGTCTTGCGCCGCGTCATAGCGAATGCCCGAGACGCGCACGGTGCCGGTCGGGTTCCAGAAAAACTCCGCATAGCGCACGCCGTGGCCATGCACGTCTTCCAGGTATTCGTAGGCGAGGCAGTACAGGTCAGTCGGCGAGACGATCAGGTGTGCGTCCAGAGCGCGCAGCACGCGCAGCACGCCGACGGGCTTGTCACCGCGCGTATAGAACGCGTCGATTTCCTCGGGGGTGACGACATTGCCCGTTTTGGCGGCCAGCGCGCGGAAAGTAGCCTGGCGCACCGTGCCGAACAGGTGGCAATGCAGCTCCACCTTCGGCATGGCGCGTAAAAACTGTTCGATGCTCAGGGCTGGCAGGGTGTCGGCAGAGTTACTCATGAAGCTCGCTTCGTTAGTGGGAAAAAGGTCAAACGAGAATGGCGGCCAGGCGGCGCATCAGGCGCTCGATGGCGACCGGGCCATCGGCCAGCATCGCCACCTGCGTGTTGACGGGCGCACGGCGTGGCACGCGGAATTCGCACACCGTCATGCCGCGCGTCAGTTCGCCCGTCAATTCGATAGCCACGTGGGCCGGCTGAAACTGGAACAGCTGCGGCGCTTCCAAGTACAGGGCCACCACCGGGTCGTACATGGGCATGGGTACGGAACCGTCCGCGCTGCGGATGCGCACATACGCTTCCAGGTAACCGGCAAGACGCAGCGCGCGCGACGTGCCGATGGCGCGCAACTGCTGCACTTCTGCGTTCGTCACAAGCAGCTGGCGGCACAGGTTCAAGCCGAACATGCGCAGCGGGATGCCGGCCTGGAAGACCTGGGCGGCCGCTTCCGGGTCGGCGTAGATGTTGAATTCCGCCGCCGCCGTGTGGTTACCCTGGTCGGTCGAGCCGCCCATCAGGATGATTTCGACGATCTTGCCGGCGATATCGGGCGCGCGGGCCAGCGCCGTGGCCAGATTCGTCATCGGCGCTATAGCAATGACCGTAATCTGGCCAGGGTGGGCCCGCACGGCGGCGATCAGTGCATCGACGGCGTGGCCGGCCGCGTCACTGGCGGCGCCAGGCGGCAGGATCTCGCCTGTCGTCGGCATGCCGCTGTCGCCGAGGATGCGCTGCGCCGTCTCGATGACGCCGGCCAGCGGTTCTTCACAGCCCCGATAAATAGGCACCGTCAAGCCATCATGGGCCTTGATGCGCAAGGCATTGTCGTAGGTGATGTCGACAGGCGCATTGCCCGCCACCACGCTCACGCCCAGCCACTCGATATCGGGATTGCTGCTCAACAGCAACATCGTCAGCCAGTCGTCAAATCCGGGATCGGTATCGAGCCAGATCTTTTTCAAGGGTTGGGTCATGATGCTTTCCAGTCGATTGGTAAGGGAAGTCAGGCGGCCATTAAGCAGCCAAACAAAGCGCGCTCTCAGACGGCAGCACGAACGAGACGGCCGTGCCTTCGCGCCAGGCGGCGCCACCGGCCGCGCAAATTCCCTTGACCTGGCCCAGCGGGGTTTGCAGCAGGTATTCGACGGTGTCGCCCAGGAAGCCCCGTGCCAGCACGGTGCCCGGGTATTGACCAGCCGCGTCGTCCGGCGCGCACACGCGCACCTTGTCGGGACGCCAGCCCAGCACCGTCGTGCCGGTGGTCACTGGCGCCGTGTACGGCAGGCTGGCGCCCGCGTGGTGCAGCGCGCCGTCGCGGTAATCGAACAGGTTCTCGAAGCCCATGAAGTTGGCCACAAAACGCGTCGATGGCGTATTGAAGACGGCTTCCGGCGCGGCCAGCTGCTCGATGCGGCCGCCGTTCATGACGACGATGCGGTCGGACAAGGCCAGCGCTTCTTCCTGGTCATGCGTCACGTACAACATGGTGATGCCCAGTTCGCGCTGGATGCGGCGCAATTCGGCACGCATCTGCACGCGCAGCTTGGCATCCAGGTTCGACAGCGGTTCGTCCAGCAGCAGCAGGGCCGGTTCGACGACGATGGCGCGCGCCAGCGCCACGCGCTGCTGCTGGCCGCCGGACATCTGCGCCGGCAAACGCGTTTCAAAGCCCGTCAGGCCGACGGCGGCGATCACCGCCTCCACTTTCGTTTTCAACAAGGCTGGCGCAACCTTGCGCAGGCGCAAGCCGAAAGCGATGTTGTCGTAGACATTCAAGTGCGGGAACAGCGCATACGACTGGAAGACCATGCCGATATTGCGTTTATTGGGCGCCAGCTTGCCGATTTCGCGGCCATCGAGCACGATGCGGCCCGATTGCAGCGGCATCAGGCCGGCGATGGCACGCATGGTGGTGGTCTTGCCGCAGCCGCTGGGGCCCAGCAGGGAAATCAGCTCGCCCTGCTCGACGTGCAAGTCCAGGTCTTTCACGGACGTCGTGTTCTTGGCGTAGCCGAGGTTCAGCTTGTGCAGTTCCAGATAACTCATGGTGTGTTGCCTCTTACATGTATTTAGAAATGCCCAGCACCTTCTCGGTCACCATCACGAAGGCCATGGTGAACAAGACCAGCAAGGTCGACAGGGCAGCGATCGACGGATCGAAACTGTTTTCCATATGCCCCAGCATCTCGATGGGCAAGGTGCTGATGCCCGGCCCCGTCAGGAACAGCGAGACGGGTACCTGGTTGAACGAGGTGACGAAAGCGAGGAAGAAGGCTGCGATCACGGCGTTGCGGATATTCGGCAGCACGATCATGAAGAACGCGCGCAGGCGCGACGCTCCCAGGGTGATGGCCGCATCCTCGATATCCACGCGCAGGTTCACCAGGCTGGCGTACACCACGCGCACCGAATACGGAATCAGGAGCGCGATATGGCCGATCAAGAGGCCCACATACACGGGCGCATTGATGGTCAGGACCAGGTGGTGCAGCAAGCCCAGGCCCACCAGGATGGCGGGGATGATCAGTGGCGACGTCAGGATCTGGCGGATGGCGCCGATGCCGGGCGGCGGCATGCGCGAAAATGCATACGCGACAGGAATGCCCAGCAACAGCGCGATGACGGTAGCGATCAGGCCGATTTCCAGGCTGGTCTGAAAGGCGCGACGGAATTCGGGCGCCGCCCACACTTCGAGAATCCAGCGCAGCGAGTACGACTCGGGCGGGAACGCCAGGGTTTCGCCGCCGCTGAAACCGGCCAGCACGACGATGGCAAAAGGTCCCAGCAGGAACAAAAACACCAGCCACAGGACGGCGCGTGAGAACAAGCTTTCTTTCATACGGAGCTCCGGCTCGAGGAAATACGTTTAAGGCCGGCGTTGACCAGCAGGGTCATGCAGACGAGGATGACTGCGATCACATTCGCGGCGCCGAAATCGCTCTCCACGCTGACCTTCTGGTACAGCAGGGTTTCCAGCATCAGCACCTTGGTGCCGCCCAGCAGGGCAGGCGTTACATAGGCCGTGACGCAACCCGTAAACACCAGGGTGCCGCCGACCACCAGGCCCTCTTGCGTCAGCGGCAGGGTGACCTTGCAAAACACTTGCCATGGATTGGCGCCCAGGGTGGCGGCGGCCGGTTCCACGTCGCGCGGCAGGTTTTCCAGCGCGCCAGCCAACGACATCAGCATCAAGGGCAGCAGCAATTGCAGCAGGCCGACAAACACGGCGAATTCACTGAACAACAGGCGCAGCGGCTCGTCCGTGAAACCCATGTTGACCAGCGCCGCATTGAGGGCGCCATTACGCCCAAGCAAGACGATCCAGGCGTAGGTACGCGCAATCGGCGAGACCATCAGCGGCAGGATCATCATGCCGACCACCAGGCCGCGCCACTTTGGCGATACACGCGCCACGGCTTGCGCAGCCGGGTAGCCCAGGAGGATGGACGCCAGGGTCACCAGCGCGGCGATGCGCAGGGTGCGCCAGAAGATGGTGCGGTTGAATTCCTGCGAGAAGAATTCAATGAAGCGGTCAACGCCCCACTGCATGCCGTCGCCGACGCGGAAGGCGTCGACCAGCAAGGCCAGCACGGGCAGCAGGAAGCAGACGACGATAAAGATCAGCGCCGGCAGGACCAGCAGCAGTCCCAGGCGCTTTTTTGGATCAGCAAACATGGTGTTTTCTCCTCGTCACCACTATTTGCTCATGGCCTTGTTCCACTGCGTCATCCAGTTGCTGCGCTGCTTGAGGATGGTTTCCGGCTTGACGAACTTCAGCGAGCTGATTTGATCGGCGCCATAAGTATTGAATTGCGCGGCCGCCACCGACAGGCGCACGTCCTTGTTGACGGGCGAATCGACCAAGTTGGTCGCCAGCTGCGTCTGCACTTCCTTGGACAGCCAGAAATCCATCAGCTGATATGCCAGGTCCGCATTCTTCGAGCCGGCAACGATGCCCATCACGTTCATGCCGGCCGCCTGGCCTTCGGCCGGGATGCTCCATTTCAGGGGCAGACCCGTCTTGAGCATTTGCGACCAGGTGAAGCGCGCCACGGGCGCGGCCCAGATTTCATCCTGGGCGAA is from Janthinobacterium sp. 61 and encodes:
- a CDS encoding CoA-acylating methylmalonate-semialdehyde dehydrogenase → MTTQNAIPTVPLLINGEWVESQTTIWRDVVNPATQEVLAKVPFATPDEVNAAIASAQRAFKTWRKTPIGARARIFLKLQQLIRENMADLAATLTMEQGKTLLDAEGDVFRGLEVVEHAANIGTLQMGEYAQNVAGGVDTYSVMQPLGVCAGITPFNFPAMIPLWMFPMAIACGNTFVLKPSEQDPLVTEKLVRLALQAGIPAGVLNVIHGGEDVVNALCDHPDIKAISFVGSSKVGTHVYQRASLNGKRAQCMMGAKNHAVVLPDANKEQTLNQLLGAGFGAAGQRCMAASVAVLVGAAREWLPELSAKAQTLTVGAGKDNPDLGPVISCAAKERVFSLVAKGIEQGAVLTLDGRDVKVDGYPNGNFVGPTILSGVKPGMVVYDQEIFGPVLIVVEVDTLDEAIALVNANPNGNGTALFTQSGAAARYFQEEIDVGQVGINVPIPVPVPLFSFTGSRGSKLGDLGPFGKQVVLFYTQTQTITQRWFTDAASVGKVNTTISLK
- a CDS encoding ABC transporter permease, with protein sequence MKESLFSRAVLWLVFLFLLGPFAIVVLAGFSGGETLAFPPESYSLRWILEVWAAPEFRRAFQTSLEIGLIATVIALLLGIPVAYAFSRMPPPGIGAIRQILTSPLIIPAILVGLGLLHHLVLTINAPVYVGLLIGHIALLIPYSVRVVYASLVNLRVDIEDAAITLGASRLRAFFMIVLPNIRNAVIAAFFLAFVTSFNQVPVSLFLTGPGISTLPIEMLGHMENSFDPSIAALSTLLVLFTMAFVMVTEKVLGISKYM
- a CDS encoding enoyl-CoA hydratase translates to MSKVYTNLLFERRGHTALVTLDNPPAHTWTLASLNALTQLVADLNADPDVYALVITGGGAKFFSAGADLKVFADGNKDTAFAMAAAFGEAFEALSAFRGVSIAAINGYAMGGGLECALACDIRIAEEHAQMALPEASVGLLPCAGGTQHLPWLVGEGWAKRMILCGERVDAAKALAIGLVEEVVPTGKAAATALALAAKVARQSPSSVTACKTLIQGARSHPLVNSLPDERTLFLGLFDTQDQKEGVQAFLEKRPAEWKNG
- a CDS encoding acyl-CoA dehydrogenase family protein produces the protein MDFELSDEQREFQQAARAFAEGELAPHAAHWDAESIFPVETIAKAGEMGFCGLYTPQRWGGLGLSRQDAAIVFEELAGGCTSTTAYITIHNMATWMLSRWGQEALCDEWVPALAAGQKLASYCLTEPQSGSDAASLRTKAVRDGDFYVLDGTKAFISGAGQTDMLIVMARTGSEGAAGISAFAVPANLPGIVYGKKEEKMGWNSQPTRIISFDQVKVPVANLLGAEGEGFAIAMKGIDGGRINIAVCSVGTAQAALTRAQAYMKERTQFGRELAQFQALQFKLADMLTELVAARQMVRLAAWKLDQESPDATAYCAMAKRFATDVGFNVANDALQLHGGYGYIREYPLERHVRDTRVHQILEGTNEIMRLIVARAILKDGATETLR
- a CDS encoding ABC transporter permease, whose product is MFADPKKRLGLLLVLPALIFIVVCFLLPVLALLVDAFRVGDGMQWGVDRFIEFFSQEFNRTIFWRTLRIAALVTLASILLGYPAAQAVARVSPKWRGLVVGMMILPLMVSPIARTYAWIVLLGRNGALNAALVNMGFTDEPLRLLFSEFAVFVGLLQLLLPLMLMSLAGALENLPRDVEPAAATLGANPWQVFCKVTLPLTQEGLVVGGTLVFTGCVTAYVTPALLGGTKVLMLETLLYQKVSVESDFGAANVIAVILVCMTLLVNAGLKRISSSRSSV
- a CDS encoding ABC transporter ATP-binding protein; the encoded protein is MSYLELHKLNLGYAKNTTSVKDLDLHVEQGELISLLGPSGCGKTTTMRAIAGLMPLQSGRIVLDGREIGKLAPNKRNIGMVFQSYALFPHLNVYDNIAFGLRLRKVAPALLKTKVEAVIAAVGLTGFETRLPAQMSGGQQQRVALARAIVVEPALLLLDEPLSNLDAKLRVQMRAELRRIQRELGITMLYVTHDQEEALALSDRIVVMNGGRIEQLAAPEAVFNTPSTRFVANFMGFENLFDYRDGALHHAGASLPYTAPVTTGTTVLGWRPDKVRVCAPDDAAGQYPGTVLARGFLGDTVEYLLQTPLGQVKGICAAGGAAWREGTAVSFVLPSESALCLAA
- a CDS encoding short-chain fatty acyl-CoA regulator family protein, which produces MAKVFMGVRLQRLREERRMTQVALAKALGISPSYLNQMERNQRPLTVPILLRIGTVLGVDPQIFSEHDSASLVADVRDVFGELPDAPPTSMAELKMLVENMPELARSILLLQRRYRVMAERADTLAARLDDGSRGASSAAPSTDEEVREYLNRRQNYIDELDRAAELVAGELDPQLRTLDALQSRLLERHGIQVQLSDGDAGMVRKHRFDAQQHILWLPDTLTGGQRAFQMAAQISLLEHSDLIDALVLAAGLSGAAAQTSARLAFSNYFAGALLMPYQRFLQAAETRAYDIERLAHQFGVGFEAVCHRLSTMQRPDAAGLPFFFVRVDRAGNVSKRQSATDFHFSRVGGTCPLWIVYDAFSHPGQVLTQVASMPDGCTYLWIARQVSTASPGFRAPGKTFAVALGCDISQAHRLIYSKGLDLHDPSSATPIGTGCKVCERQACPQRAFPSLLLPPPVSA
- a CDS encoding adenosine deaminase — encoded protein: MSNSADTLPALSIEQFLRAMPKVELHCHLFGTVRQATFRALAAKTGNVVTPEEIDAFYTRGDKPVGVLRVLRALDAHLIVSPTDLYCLAYEYLEDVHGHGVRYAEFFWNPTGTVRVSGIRYDAAQDAIVAAIRDAQRDFGVIGRLIPSIDREAAPAEAVQMVEWMKAHRAPEVIGIGIDYRENDRPPELFIEAYRAAREAGFKCTAHAGEFGMPWMNVETAIEQLQVDRVDHGYTIVDNPQLAQRCVERGLVFTVVPTNSYYLRTLAPERWALDHPIRAMAKLGLKLHPNTDDPTLHHVTPTGAWMMMREFGFSLDDMRGFMLNGLDAAWIAETTRSDWRAEFTREFDALRARVVDAS
- a CDS encoding nucleoside hydrolase, with protein sequence MTQPLKKIWLDTDPGFDDWLTMLLLSSNPDIEWLGVSVVAGNAPVDITYDNALRIKAHDGLTVPIYRGCEEPLAGVIETAQRILGDSGMPTTGEILPPGAASDAAGHAVDALIAAVRAHPGQITVIAIAPMTNLATALARAPDIAGKIVEIILMGGSTDQGNHTAAAEFNIYADPEAAAQVFQAGIPLRMFGLNLCRQLLVTNAEVQQLRAIGTSRALRLAGYLEAYVRIRSADGSVPMPMYDPVVALYLEAPQLFQFQPAHVAIELTGELTRGMTVCEFRVPRRAPVNTQVAMLADGPVAIERLMRRLAAILV